In Eptesicus fuscus isolate TK198812 chromosome 23, DD_ASM_mEF_20220401, whole genome shotgun sequence, one genomic interval encodes:
- the HNF1A gene encoding hepatocyte nuclear factor 1-alpha isoform X1 — MVSKLSQLQAELLAALLESGLSKEALIQALGEPGPYLLAGDGSLDKGESCGARGELAELPNGLGETRGSEDETDDDGEDFTPPILKELENLSPEEAAHQKAVVESLLQEDPWRVAKMVKSYLQQHNIPQREVVDTTGLNQSHLSQHLNKGTPMKTQKRAALYTWYVRKQREVAQQFTHAGQGGLIEEPTGDELPTKKGRRNRFKWGPASQQILFQAYERQKNPSKEEREALVEECNRAECIQRGVSPSQAQGLGSNLVTEVRVYNWFANRRKEEAFRHKLAMDTYSGPPPGPGPGPALPAHSSPGLPPSALSPSKVHGVRYGQPATSEGADVPSSSGSSLVTVSTPLHQVSPTGLEPSHSLLSTEAKLVSATGGPLPPVSTLTALHSLEQTSPGLSQQPQNLIMASLPGVMTIGPGEPASLGSPFTNTGASTLVIGLASTQAQSVPVINSMGSSLATLQPVQFSQPLHPSYQQPLMSPVQSHMAQNPFMATMAQLQSPHALYSHKPEVAQYTHTGLQTMLITDTTNLSALASLTPTKQVFISDTEASSESGLHTPASQATTIHIPSQDPAGIQHLQPSHRLSASPPVSSSSLVLYQSSESTNGHSHLLPSNHSVIETFISTQMASSSQ, encoded by the exons ATGGTCTCCAAGCTGAGCCAGCTGCAGGCCGAGCTGCTGGCCGCCCTGCTGGAGTCCGGCCTCAGCAAAGAGGCGCTGATCCAGGCCCTGGGGGAGCCGGGGCCCTACCTGCTGGCTGGAGACGGCTCCCTGGACAAGGGGGAGTCCTGCGGCGCTCGAGGGGAGCTGGCCGAGCTGCCCAACGGGCTGGGGGAGACGAGAGGCTCTGAGGATGAGACGGACGACGACGGGGAAGACTTCACGCCGCCCATCCTCAAGGAGCTGGAGAACCTCAGCCCCGAGGAGGCGGCCCATCAGAAGGCCGTGGTGGAGAGCCTGCTGCA GGAGGACCCGTGGCGCGTGGCGAAGATGGTCAAGTCCTACCTGCAGCAGCACAACATCCCGCAGCGGGAGGTGGTCGACACCACCGGCCTCAACCAGTCGCACCTGTCCCAGCACCTCAACAAGGGCACCCCCATGAAGACGCAGAAGCGCGCCGCCCTGTACACCTGGTACGTCCGCAAGCAGCGAGAGGTGGCTCAGC agtTCACCCACGCTGGGCAGGGGGGGCTGATCGAGGAGCCCACGGGAGATGAGCTGCCGACCAAGAAGGGACGGAGGAACCGTTTCAAATGGGGCCCAGCATCCCAGCAGATCCTGTTCCAGGCCTATGAGAGGCAGAAGAACCCCAGCAAGGAGGAGCGAGAGGCGCTGGTGGAGGAGTGCAACAG GGCCGAGTGCATCCAGAGAGGGGTGTCACCCTCACAGGCACAGGGGCTGGGCTCCAACCTTGTCACCGAGGTGCGTGTCTACAACTGGTTTGCCAATCGGCGCAAGGAAGAAGCCTTTCGGCACAAGCTGGCCATGGACACATACAGCGGGCCGCCGCCGGGGCCAGGCCCGGGCCCTGCACTGCCCGCCCACAGCTCCCCTGgcctgcccccatctgccctctcccCCAGTAAGGTCCACG GTGTGCGCTATGGACAGCCTGCAACCAGTGAGGGGGCGGACGTGCCCTCCAGCAGCGGCAGTTCCTTGGTGACAGTGTCCACACCCTTGCACCAAGtgtcccccacaggcctggagccCAGTCACAGCCTGCTGAGCACTGAAGCCAAGCTG GTCTCAGCAACTGGGGGTCCTCTGCCCCCGGTCAGCACCCTGACAGCACTGCACAGCTTGGAGCAGACatccccaggcctcagccagcagccccAGAACCTCATCATGGCCTCGCTCCCCGGGGTCATGACCATCGGGCCCGGGGAGCCTGCCTCCCTGGGCTCTCCGTTCACCAACACGGGCGCCTCCACTCTGGTCATTG GTTTGGCCTCCACACAGGCGCAGAGTGTGCCCGTCATCAACAGCATGGGCAGCAGCCTGGCCACCCTGCAGCCTGTGCAGTTCTCCCAGCCGCTGCACCCTTCCTACCAGCAGCCACTCATGTCTCCTGTGCAGAGCCACATGGCCCAGAACCCCTTCATGGCCACCATGGCGCAGCTGCAGAGCCCCCACG ccctttACAGCCACAAGCCTGAGGTGGCCCAGTACACCCACACGGGCCTGCAGACCATGCTCATCACCGACACCACCAACCTGAGCGCCCTGGCCAGCCTCACACCCACCAAGCAG GTCTTCATCTCAGACACCGAGGCCTCCAGCGAGTCTGGGCTTCACACGCCAGCATCTCAGGCCACCACCATCCACATCCCCAGCCAGGACCCTGCGGGCATCCAGCACCTGCAGCCTTCCCACAGGCTCAGCGCCAGCCCCCCCG TGTCCTCCAGCAGCCTGGTGTTGTACCAGAGCTCCGAATCCACCAATGGCCACAGCCACCTGCTGCCATCCAACCACAGCGTCATCGAGACCTTCATCTCCACGCAGATGGCCTCTTCTTCCCAGTAA
- the C23H12orf43 gene encoding protein CUSTOS isoform X4, with translation MTAPRGSMSDTESSSGSSDAEELARCREAALPAWGLEQRPKGPEKKRADAANNQLPTTQPSLRHKVDEHEQDGNELQTTPEFRAYVAKKLGDLLDSSITISEAVKEPTKAEAQKATPEDDGFRLFFTSVPEGPEKKAAPQPRRKRLPSRSSEDSDEWQRCQEAAVSASAILQESAIHGPVQVEKEAKKKKRKLKKKAKKEASTDLTPATTITGTATVGKQEEASAKLNGDLVSLGTKKKKRKKKAKKAIEASPFPPSKSAAAAPAH, from the exons ATGACGGCGCCCAGAGGTTCCATGAGCGATACGgagagcagcagcggcagcagtgATGCCGAGGAGCTGGCGCGGTGCCGCGAGGCGGCGTTGCCGGCCTGGGGCTTGGAGCAGCGCCCGAAAGGCCCGGAGAAGAAAAGAGCCG ATGCTGCAAATAATCAGTTGCCAACTACCCAGCCGAGCCTCAG GCATAAGGTGGATGAGCACGAACAAGATGGCAATGAGCTTCAGACCACCCCCGAATTCCGAGCCTACGTAGCCAAGAAGCTGGGAGACCTGCTGGACAG CTCCATTACCATCTCAGAAGCTGTGAAGGAACCAACAAAGGCTGAGGCACAGAAAGCCACCCCGGAGGATGATG GCTTCCGCCTTTTCTTCACCTCCGTCCCCGAAGGCCCTGAGAAGAAAgctgctccccagccccgccGAAAGCGACTGCCTTCCCGCTCCAG TGAGGACAGTGATGAGTGGCAGCGGTGCCAGGAGGCAGCTGTGTCAGCCTCTGCCATTCTGCAGGAGTCCGCCATCCATGGTCCTGTCCAGGtggaaaaagaagcaaagaagaagaaaaggaagttgaAAAAGAAAGCCAAGAAGGAGGCCAGCACGGACTTGACCCCCGCCACCACCATCACAGGCACGGCCACGGTCGGGAAGCAGGAAGAGGCGTCAGCCAAGCTCAACGGAGACCTTGTGTCACTCGgaaccaaaaagaagaaaaggaagaaaaaggccaAGAAGGCCATTGAGGCTTCCCCATTCCCTCCATCGAAGAGCGCAGCAGCCGCGCCTGCACACTGA
- the C23H12orf43 gene encoding protein CUSTOS isoform X5, protein MTAPRGSMSDTESSSGSSDAEELARCREAALPAWGLEQRPKGPEKKRADAANNQLPTTQPSLSSITISEAVKEPTKAEAQKATPEDDGFRLFFTSVPEGPEKKAAPQPRRKRLPSRSSSEDSDEWQRCQEAAVSASAILQESAIHGPVQVEKEAKKKKRKLKKKAKKEASTDLTPATTITGTATVGKQEEASAKLNGDLVSLGTKKKKRKKKAKKAIEASPFPPSKSAAAAPAH, encoded by the exons ATGACGGCGCCCAGAGGTTCCATGAGCGATACGgagagcagcagcggcagcagtgATGCCGAGGAGCTGGCGCGGTGCCGCGAGGCGGCGTTGCCGGCCTGGGGCTTGGAGCAGCGCCCGAAAGGCCCGGAGAAGAAAAGAGCCG ATGCTGCAAATAATCAGTTGCCAACTACCCAGCCGAGCCTCAG CTCCATTACCATCTCAGAAGCTGTGAAGGAACCAACAAAGGCTGAGGCACAGAAAGCCACCCCGGAGGATGATG GCTTCCGCCTTTTCTTCACCTCCGTCCCCGAAGGCCCTGAGAAGAAAgctgctccccagccccgccGAAAGCGACTGCCTTCCCGCTCCAG caGTGAGGACAGTGATGAGTGGCAGCGGTGCCAGGAGGCAGCTGTGTCAGCCTCTGCCATTCTGCAGGAGTCCGCCATCCATGGTCCTGTCCAGGtggaaaaagaagcaaagaagaagaaaaggaagttgaAAAAGAAAGCCAAGAAGGAGGCCAGCACGGACTTGACCCCCGCCACCACCATCACAGGCACGGCCACGGTCGGGAAGCAGGAAGAGGCGTCAGCCAAGCTCAACGGAGACCTTGTGTCACTCGgaaccaaaaagaagaaaaggaagaaaaaggccaAGAAGGCCATTGAGGCTTCCCCATTCCCTCCATCGAAGAGCGCAGCAGCCGCGCCTGCACACTGA
- the HNF1A gene encoding hepatocyte nuclear factor 1-alpha isoform X2: MVSKLSQLQAELLAALLESGLSKEALIQALGEPGPYLLAGDGSLDKGESCGARGELAELPNGLGETRGSEDETDDDGEDFTPPILKELENLSPEEAAHQKAVVESLLQEDPWRVAKMVKSYLQQHNIPQREVVDTTGLNQSHLSQHLNKGTPMKTQKRAALYTWYVRKQREVAQQFTHAGQGGLIEEPTGDELPTKKGRRNRFKWGPASQQILFQAYERQKNPSKEEREALVEECNRAECIQRGVSPSQAQGLGSNLVTEVRVYNWFANRRKEEAFRHKLAMDTYSGPPPGPGPGPALPAHSSPGLPPSALSPSKVHGVRYGQPATSEGADVPSSSGSSLVTVSTPLHQVSPTGLEPSHSLLSTEAKLVSATGGPLPPVSTLTALHSLEQTSPGLSQQPQNLIMASLPGVMTIGPGEPASLGSPFTNTGASTLVIALYSHKPEVAQYTHTGLQTMLITDTTNLSALASLTPTKQVFISDTEASSESGLHTPASQATTIHIPSQDPAGIQHLQPSHRLSASPPVSSSSLVLYQSSESTNGHSHLLPSNHSVIETFISTQMASSSQ, encoded by the exons ATGGTCTCCAAGCTGAGCCAGCTGCAGGCCGAGCTGCTGGCCGCCCTGCTGGAGTCCGGCCTCAGCAAAGAGGCGCTGATCCAGGCCCTGGGGGAGCCGGGGCCCTACCTGCTGGCTGGAGACGGCTCCCTGGACAAGGGGGAGTCCTGCGGCGCTCGAGGGGAGCTGGCCGAGCTGCCCAACGGGCTGGGGGAGACGAGAGGCTCTGAGGATGAGACGGACGACGACGGGGAAGACTTCACGCCGCCCATCCTCAAGGAGCTGGAGAACCTCAGCCCCGAGGAGGCGGCCCATCAGAAGGCCGTGGTGGAGAGCCTGCTGCA GGAGGACCCGTGGCGCGTGGCGAAGATGGTCAAGTCCTACCTGCAGCAGCACAACATCCCGCAGCGGGAGGTGGTCGACACCACCGGCCTCAACCAGTCGCACCTGTCCCAGCACCTCAACAAGGGCACCCCCATGAAGACGCAGAAGCGCGCCGCCCTGTACACCTGGTACGTCCGCAAGCAGCGAGAGGTGGCTCAGC agtTCACCCACGCTGGGCAGGGGGGGCTGATCGAGGAGCCCACGGGAGATGAGCTGCCGACCAAGAAGGGACGGAGGAACCGTTTCAAATGGGGCCCAGCATCCCAGCAGATCCTGTTCCAGGCCTATGAGAGGCAGAAGAACCCCAGCAAGGAGGAGCGAGAGGCGCTGGTGGAGGAGTGCAACAG GGCCGAGTGCATCCAGAGAGGGGTGTCACCCTCACAGGCACAGGGGCTGGGCTCCAACCTTGTCACCGAGGTGCGTGTCTACAACTGGTTTGCCAATCGGCGCAAGGAAGAAGCCTTTCGGCACAAGCTGGCCATGGACACATACAGCGGGCCGCCGCCGGGGCCAGGCCCGGGCCCTGCACTGCCCGCCCACAGCTCCCCTGgcctgcccccatctgccctctcccCCAGTAAGGTCCACG GTGTGCGCTATGGACAGCCTGCAACCAGTGAGGGGGCGGACGTGCCCTCCAGCAGCGGCAGTTCCTTGGTGACAGTGTCCACACCCTTGCACCAAGtgtcccccacaggcctggagccCAGTCACAGCCTGCTGAGCACTGAAGCCAAGCTG GTCTCAGCAACTGGGGGTCCTCTGCCCCCGGTCAGCACCCTGACAGCACTGCACAGCTTGGAGCAGACatccccaggcctcagccagcagccccAGAACCTCATCATGGCCTCGCTCCCCGGGGTCATGACCATCGGGCCCGGGGAGCCTGCCTCCCTGGGCTCTCCGTTCACCAACACGGGCGCCTCCACTCTGGTCATTG ccctttACAGCCACAAGCCTGAGGTGGCCCAGTACACCCACACGGGCCTGCAGACCATGCTCATCACCGACACCACCAACCTGAGCGCCCTGGCCAGCCTCACACCCACCAAGCAG GTCTTCATCTCAGACACCGAGGCCTCCAGCGAGTCTGGGCTTCACACGCCAGCATCTCAGGCCACCACCATCCACATCCCCAGCCAGGACCCTGCGGGCATCCAGCACCTGCAGCCTTCCCACAGGCTCAGCGCCAGCCCCCCCG TGTCCTCCAGCAGCCTGGTGTTGTACCAGAGCTCCGAATCCACCAATGGCCACAGCCACCTGCTGCCATCCAACCACAGCGTCATCGAGACCTTCATCTCCACGCAGATGGCCTCTTCTTCCCAGTAA
- the C23H12orf43 gene encoding protein CUSTOS isoform X3: MTAPRGSMSDTESSSGSSDAEELARCREAALPAWGLEQRPKGPEKKRADAANNQLPTTQPSLRHKVDEHEQDGNELQTTPEFRAYVAKKLGDLLDSSITISEAVKEPTKAEAQKATPEDDGFRLFFTSVPEGPEKKAAPQPRRKRLPSRSSSEDSDEWQRCQEAAVSASAILQESAIHGPVQVEKEAKKKKRKLKKKAKKEASTDLTPATTITGTATVGKQEEASAKLNGDLVSLGTKKKKRKKKAKKAIEASPFPPSKSAAAAPAH, encoded by the exons ATGACGGCGCCCAGAGGTTCCATGAGCGATACGgagagcagcagcggcagcagtgATGCCGAGGAGCTGGCGCGGTGCCGCGAGGCGGCGTTGCCGGCCTGGGGCTTGGAGCAGCGCCCGAAAGGCCCGGAGAAGAAAAGAGCCG ATGCTGCAAATAATCAGTTGCCAACTACCCAGCCGAGCCTCAG GCATAAGGTGGATGAGCACGAACAAGATGGCAATGAGCTTCAGACCACCCCCGAATTCCGAGCCTACGTAGCCAAGAAGCTGGGAGACCTGCTGGACAG CTCCATTACCATCTCAGAAGCTGTGAAGGAACCAACAAAGGCTGAGGCACAGAAAGCCACCCCGGAGGATGATG GCTTCCGCCTTTTCTTCACCTCCGTCCCCGAAGGCCCTGAGAAGAAAgctgctccccagccccgccGAAAGCGACTGCCTTCCCGCTCCAG caGTGAGGACAGTGATGAGTGGCAGCGGTGCCAGGAGGCAGCTGTGTCAGCCTCTGCCATTCTGCAGGAGTCCGCCATCCATGGTCCTGTCCAGGtggaaaaagaagcaaagaagaagaaaaggaagttgaAAAAGAAAGCCAAGAAGGAGGCCAGCACGGACTTGACCCCCGCCACCACCATCACAGGCACGGCCACGGTCGGGAAGCAGGAAGAGGCGTCAGCCAAGCTCAACGGAGACCTTGTGTCACTCGgaaccaaaaagaagaaaaggaagaaaaaggccaAGAAGGCCATTGAGGCTTCCCCATTCCCTCCATCGAAGAGCGCAGCAGCCGCGCCTGCACACTGA
- the C23H12orf43 gene encoding protein CUSTOS isoform X1, with product MSDTESSSGSSDAEELARCREAALPAWGLEQRPKGPEKKRAGRDCVRAVWPRGVGSSPAAERMDDAANNQLPTTQPSLRHKVDEHEQDGNELQTTPEFRAYVAKKLGDLLDSSITISEAVKEPTKAEAQKATPEDDGFRLFFTSVPEGPEKKAAPQPRRKRLPSRSSSEDSDEWQRCQEAAVSASAILQESAIHGPVQVEKEAKKKKRKLKKKAKKEASTDLTPATTITGTATVGKQEEASAKLNGDLVSLGTKKKKRKKKAKKAIEASPFPPSKSAAAAPAH from the exons ATGAGCGATACGgagagcagcagcggcagcagtgATGCCGAGGAGCTGGCGCGGTGCCGCGAGGCGGCGTTGCCGGCCTGGGGCTTGGAGCAGCGCCCGAAAGGCCCGGAGAAGAAAAGAGCCGGTAGGGACTGTGTTCGAGCAGTCTGGCCGAGGGGCGTAGGGTCTTCCCCGGCGGCTGAGAGGATGGATG ATGCTGCAAATAATCAGTTGCCAACTACCCAGCCGAGCCTCAG GCATAAGGTGGATGAGCACGAACAAGATGGCAATGAGCTTCAGACCACCCCCGAATTCCGAGCCTACGTAGCCAAGAAGCTGGGAGACCTGCTGGACAG CTCCATTACCATCTCAGAAGCTGTGAAGGAACCAACAAAGGCTGAGGCACAGAAAGCCACCCCGGAGGATGATG GCTTCCGCCTTTTCTTCACCTCCGTCCCCGAAGGCCCTGAGAAGAAAgctgctccccagccccgccGAAAGCGACTGCCTTCCCGCTCCAG caGTGAGGACAGTGATGAGTGGCAGCGGTGCCAGGAGGCAGCTGTGTCAGCCTCTGCCATTCTGCAGGAGTCCGCCATCCATGGTCCTGTCCAGGtggaaaaagaagcaaagaagaagaaaaggaagttgaAAAAGAAAGCCAAGAAGGAGGCCAGCACGGACTTGACCCCCGCCACCACCATCACAGGCACGGCCACGGTCGGGAAGCAGGAAGAGGCGTCAGCCAAGCTCAACGGAGACCTTGTGTCACTCGgaaccaaaaagaagaaaaggaagaaaaaggccaAGAAGGCCATTGAGGCTTCCCCATTCCCTCCATCGAAGAGCGCAGCAGCCGCGCCTGCACACTGA
- the C23H12orf43 gene encoding protein CUSTOS isoform X2, whose product MSDTESSSGSSDAEELARCREAALPAWGLEQRPKGPEKKRAGRDCVRAVWPRGVGSSPAAERMDDAANNQLPTTQPSLRHKVDEHEQDGNELQTTPEFRAYVAKKLGDLLDSSITISEAVKEPTKAEAQKATPEDDGFRLFFTSVPEGPEKKAAPQPRRKRLPSRSSEDSDEWQRCQEAAVSASAILQESAIHGPVQVEKEAKKKKRKLKKKAKKEASTDLTPATTITGTATVGKQEEASAKLNGDLVSLGTKKKKRKKKAKKAIEASPFPPSKSAAAAPAH is encoded by the exons ATGAGCGATACGgagagcagcagcggcagcagtgATGCCGAGGAGCTGGCGCGGTGCCGCGAGGCGGCGTTGCCGGCCTGGGGCTTGGAGCAGCGCCCGAAAGGCCCGGAGAAGAAAAGAGCCGGTAGGGACTGTGTTCGAGCAGTCTGGCCGAGGGGCGTAGGGTCTTCCCCGGCGGCTGAGAGGATGGATG ATGCTGCAAATAATCAGTTGCCAACTACCCAGCCGAGCCTCAG GCATAAGGTGGATGAGCACGAACAAGATGGCAATGAGCTTCAGACCACCCCCGAATTCCGAGCCTACGTAGCCAAGAAGCTGGGAGACCTGCTGGACAG CTCCATTACCATCTCAGAAGCTGTGAAGGAACCAACAAAGGCTGAGGCACAGAAAGCCACCCCGGAGGATGATG GCTTCCGCCTTTTCTTCACCTCCGTCCCCGAAGGCCCTGAGAAGAAAgctgctccccagccccgccGAAAGCGACTGCCTTCCCGCTCCAG TGAGGACAGTGATGAGTGGCAGCGGTGCCAGGAGGCAGCTGTGTCAGCCTCTGCCATTCTGCAGGAGTCCGCCATCCATGGTCCTGTCCAGGtggaaaaagaagcaaagaagaagaaaaggaagttgaAAAAGAAAGCCAAGAAGGAGGCCAGCACGGACTTGACCCCCGCCACCACCATCACAGGCACGGCCACGGTCGGGAAGCAGGAAGAGGCGTCAGCCAAGCTCAACGGAGACCTTGTGTCACTCGgaaccaaaaagaagaaaaggaagaaaaaggccaAGAAGGCCATTGAGGCTTCCCCATTCCCTCCATCGAAGAGCGCAGCAGCCGCGCCTGCACACTGA